In Porites lutea chromosome 8, jaPorLute2.1, whole genome shotgun sequence, the genomic stretch tttgaaacaaaagatcctctagttttttttgcaaacggaccaataacATTTATAAATCTGAGGgttgtttcctgagaggtcagaTAATTTCAaacggttttaaagtttttagtTGAATACTTGAATTTTATTTGTCCGTTTGAAAAAAaccttgagaatcttttgttttcagaaaacgttgtgattggacAATCTACACTTTTTACGGTAACTATTGCACTTTGTGAAGGTTAAGAATTCTCACCATTTGCTGAGCCTGATAAACTTCTGTCAAATCCTTGAGTGTTAATTTTTGTTACGTTATCTGGATTTGTGCCGTGAAACAGCTGGCGTTCGTTATCTCCTCCATtgtctttcttcattttttgctTTCGCAGTTGATATAACTGGTAAAGAAAGGGATTTTGAATTCTTGCGATGCTGACAATATTCTGGGACGGAAGTGTCAGTCTTACCCTCTGTGCGACCTCTTGGTACTCAGCACAATTGCTTGCTAGGTTCACCGTATGAACAGCAACTTCATTTCCCCTTTCGTCAAGAGGCATTGGAGCCCAGGGAGACAAgttatctgaaaaaaaaaagggtccaTATCAATAATTTATGTGTGGGTGCCGTGGAAACTTGCATTGTGTATAGAATATACTTAGTACAACTGGATTTACTTTGGTCGGAGTGTCTCTTCTTTCTTACGATTGAAAATGAGGACCGATTGACTTAATCAGAGTCATCAGCAATTAAGATATGTGACATTTCTGCATGTTGTTCTGTTACGTTATTTTAGCACGCGTCTAAGTTTTTTTTACTATCTTTCATTTCTATATAGTTGATGCTTCTCTTCTGTTAtcttaatcttttattttttaatcttaaaaccATAGTTGAACATGGTCGATCCATGGTCCTCTCTCCAGGGTAGGATGAAAATAGAGAGTGTGAATTCCCTTTgcacaaaatgttaaaaaaggtcATTATTTCCCAATTTAATTATTCCAGGCGGTTAATAATAAAAAGAGAGCCTCTTGATGGAGAGATGGCAAACGAGCCACATGCCTCTCCACTTCAGAAGTAGGAGATTATCAAAGTAGTAATTACAGTAACGACATGTAATACGTTTGTCTCCGTTTTTTCCCCACAGTGCAGGTTAACTGAACCCTCGGTGTATTTACCAGACCATTACGTAGTCATGTCTGACACTGGAGATCCCTATTTTTGTAATAATTACCTCCATTCAGTTGCAAGTGGTCTTCGACAGGGTTATATCCTCCTGTGCTTTGAAGACGAGACCAACCTTGGTTCGAAAACAGCATCAGTTTAGAATCCACTCTTCTTCCCCTAGAAGTTTGACCATGAAGGAGGTTACCTAGTTGTGAAACCACTGGAATATTACAACAAACTTCTTCGCAATCTTCTTCATAATCATAGTAACCATCCTCTAGAACATCGTCGACGTCAAAATCATCAGAACTATCGTTATAATCTTCTTCATAATCATAGTCATAATCATTTTCATCGTCATCATCCCAATTTCTCACATTGTCGGCACAATCATTATCTTGCCAATCACCGCCACACTCTACTTCATAATCACTGCCATAACCTTCATTATAATCTTCTTCTTTAGAGTTTTCGTCGC encodes the following:
- the LOC140945661 gene encoding protein mono-ADP-ribosyltransferase PARP12-like isoform X1: MGKGKPHSALQRKYREQKYQESDENSKEEDYNEGYGSDYEVECGGDWQDNDCADNVRNWDDDDENDYDYDYEEDYNDSSDDFDVDDVLEDGYYDYEEDCEEVCCNIPVVSQLGNLLHGQTSRGRRVDSKLMLFSNQGWSRLQSTGGYNPVEDHLQLNGDNLSPWAPMPLDERGNEVAVHTVNLASNCAEYQEVAQRVRLTLPSQNIVSIARIQNPFLYQLYQLRKQKMKKDNGGDNERQLFHGTNPDNVTKINTQGFDRSLSGSANGAFYGTGVYFARDASYSRYYTSNTIGAMYLARVLVGQYCKGDPSKKKPPPIDPSRPEILFDSMVNDIQDPSIFVVYYDNQCYPEYLIRF
- the LOC140945661 gene encoding protein mono-ADP-ribosyltransferase PARP12-like isoform X2, whose product is MSKGKPHSALQRKYREQKYQESDENSKEEDYNEGYGSDYEVECGGDWQDNDCADNVRNWDDDDENDYDYDYEEDYNDSSDDFDVDDVLEDGYYDYEEDCEEVCCNIPVVSQLGNLLHGQTSRGRRVDSKLMLFSNQGWSRLQSTGGYNPVEDHLQLNGDNLSPWAPMPLDERGNEVAVHTVNLASNCAEYQEVAQRVRLTLPSQNIVSIARIQNPFLYQLYQLRKQKMKKDNGGDNERQLFHGTNPDNVTKINTQGFDRSLSGSANGAFYGTGVYFARDASYSRYYTSNTIGAMYLARVLVGQYCKGDPSKKKPPPIDPSRPEILFDSMVNDIQDPSIFVVYYDNQCYPEYLIRF